One genomic region from Paraburkholderia azotifigens encodes:
- a CDS encoding YbfB/YjiJ family MFS transporter produces the protein MTTGFAQRLLSWSSTLSHLAERNARHTQRASAAHDAGAAGSPRRGPALWLAVSLSMGSAIALGLARFSYALLLPPMKADLGWSFAQSGAMNTANALGYLLGALAYPRLSRRWSAGALFVAGCVATALLMGITGMLSDTDALFVQRVATGIASAFIFVSGGVLAARLATSHPRDAGLVLGLYYGGTGWGIVASALLVPLSLVSFASLHRAHGWQLAWFALAAACVALSLIAGQAARRIDRQHVLRTDTAGAAPSNERAAPMLRYAFALAGYGLFGVGYIGYMTFIVALLRNDGMSEGIVTGFYLLLGVATIVSARIWSRLLDRMRGGQALALLNALLALATLMPAVVTHPVIAFASGVLFGATFLSAVASTTAFVRHNLPAAHWGRGISAFTIVFAFGQIVGPTVIGWVSDGVGLERGLIYSACVLAAGAAFAGMQTALTQRALR, from the coding sequence ATGACGACTGGTTTCGCCCAACGCCTGCTTTCGTGGTCCAGCACCCTGAGCCATCTCGCGGAACGAAACGCGCGACACACGCAGCGCGCGTCCGCTGCTCACGACGCCGGCGCAGCGGGTTCGCCGCGGCGCGGGCCGGCGCTCTGGCTGGCCGTGAGCCTGTCGATGGGCAGCGCGATCGCGCTCGGTCTTGCGCGCTTTTCCTATGCACTGCTGCTGCCGCCCATGAAAGCCGACCTCGGCTGGAGCTTCGCGCAATCGGGCGCGATGAACACGGCGAACGCGCTGGGTTATCTGCTCGGTGCGCTCGCGTATCCGCGGCTGTCACGGCGGTGGTCGGCGGGCGCGCTGTTCGTGGCCGGATGTGTGGCGACGGCATTGCTGATGGGCATCACGGGCATGCTGTCGGATACCGATGCGCTGTTCGTTCAGCGCGTCGCGACGGGCATCGCGAGCGCCTTTATTTTCGTGAGCGGCGGCGTCCTCGCGGCGCGGCTCGCGACGTCGCATCCTCGCGATGCCGGGCTCGTTCTCGGTCTGTATTACGGCGGCACAGGATGGGGCATCGTTGCGTCGGCGCTGCTCGTGCCGCTCTCGCTCGTTTCGTTTGCATCGCTGCATCGCGCACATGGCTGGCAGCTCGCGTGGTTCGCGCTCGCGGCGGCGTGCGTCGCGTTGTCGTTGATCGCGGGGCAGGCGGCACGGCGTATCGACAGGCAGCATGTGCTGCGCACGGACACGGCGGGCGCTGCGCCGTCGAACGAGCGCGCGGCGCCGATGCTGCGTTATGCGTTTGCGCTCGCCGGTTATGGGCTGTTCGGCGTCGGCTATATCGGCTACATGACATTCATCGTCGCGCTGCTGCGGAACGACGGCATGAGCGAAGGGATCGTCACCGGCTTCTATCTGCTCCTGGGCGTCGCGACGATCGTGTCGGCGCGCATCTGGTCGAGGCTGCTCGACCGCATGCGCGGCGGCCAGGCGCTCGCGCTGCTCAATGCATTGCTCGCGCTGGCGACGCTGATGCCCGCAGTCGTCACGCATCCTGTCATCGCGTTTGCGTCGGGCGTGCTGTTCGGCGCGACGTTCCTGTCGGCCGTGGCATCGACGACGGCCTTCGTGCGCCACAATCTGCCCGCTGCGCACTGGGGCCGCGGCATCAGCGCATTCACGATCGTGTTTGCGTTCGGACAGATCGTCGGGCCTACGGTGATCGGCTGGGTGTCCGATGGCGTCGGCCTCGAGCGTGGGCTGATCTATTCCGCATGCGTGCTGGCAGCAGGCGCGGCGTTTGCGGGTATGCAGACAGCATTGACGCAACGCGCCCTTCGTTGA
- a CDS encoding DMT family transporter: protein MKTATRQHLRANLLMLAAAMIWGSAFVAQRLSLDSIGPFLFTGLRFLLGAFVVLIVWSIARRRKPAVSLDAAMPLSTLWRDGTLLGLLVAVSISCQQIGLQYTKVANAGFIRSLYVVIVPVMGVVLRHQTGIGVWLGALLAALGMYFLSVDEHFSILYGDWLQLAGSLVISAQVVLVSRFARRHDPLALALVQFVVCGVVSLAIGLAVDPLRIGDIVRAAPTILYGGALSVGVAYTIQVVAQKDAAPAHAAVIFSMEGVFAALAGWLVLGETLASRALLGCALMLAGLIVCQVMPMWTARRGVSADSAEPV from the coding sequence TTGAAAACCGCCACTCGCCAACACCTGCGCGCGAATCTTCTGATGCTCGCCGCCGCGATGATCTGGGGCAGCGCATTTGTCGCGCAACGCCTGAGCCTCGACTCGATCGGACCGTTTCTCTTTACGGGGCTGCGCTTTCTGCTGGGCGCGTTCGTTGTCCTGATCGTGTGGTCGATTGCGCGGCGTCGTAAGCCGGCCGTCTCGCTCGATGCTGCCATGCCTCTCTCGACGCTATGGCGCGACGGCACGCTACTCGGCCTGCTCGTCGCCGTGTCGATTTCCTGTCAGCAGATCGGCCTGCAATACACGAAAGTGGCGAATGCGGGCTTCATCAGGTCACTGTATGTCGTGATCGTTCCGGTGATGGGCGTGGTGCTGCGTCATCAGACGGGAATCGGCGTGTGGCTCGGTGCGCTGCTGGCCGCGCTCGGCATGTATTTTCTGAGCGTTGATGAGCACTTCTCGATTCTGTACGGCGACTGGCTCCAGCTCGCGGGGTCGTTGGTTATCTCGGCGCAGGTCGTGCTCGTCAGCCGCTTCGCGCGCCGTCACGATCCGCTGGCGCTTGCTTTGGTGCAATTCGTCGTCTGCGGCGTCGTCAGTCTCGCGATCGGACTGGCCGTCGATCCGCTGCGCATCGGCGACATCGTCCGTGCCGCGCCGACCATTCTCTACGGCGGCGCGCTGTCGGTGGGCGTCGCGTACACGATCCAGGTCGTCGCGCAAAAAGACGCCGCGCCTGCGCACGCGGCCGTGATTTTCAGCATGGAAGGCGTGTTCGCCGCGTTGGCGGGCTGGCTCGTGCTCGGCGAAACGCTCGCGTCGCGCGCGCTGCTCGGATGCGCGCTGATGCTGGCGGGACTGATCGTGTGTCAGGTGATGCCGATGTGGACGGCGCGGCGCGGTGTCTCGGCGGATTCGGCGGAACCGGTCTGA
- a CDS encoding Mut7-C RNAse domain-containing protein yields MVTATFRFYEELNDFLARPLRRQSFSCECARAASAKHMIEALGVPHTEVELILVNGESVRFDHQLQEGDRVAVYPKFEALDIRPVLRVRERPLRVVRFVADAHLGGLAQLLRLAGFDTLYDNHYADSHIESIASDEDRIVLTRDRELLKRRTITHGCYVRALKPEAQLREVFDRLDLARSARPFRLCLTCNVPLRRIPRDEAIGRAPDGVLERHSQFVTCDVCRRVFWEGSHWRRMRALMDSVTGAAAPAK; encoded by the coding sequence ATGGTCACCGCGACTTTCCGCTTCTACGAGGAATTGAACGACTTCCTGGCACGGCCGCTGCGCCGGCAATCGTTCAGTTGCGAATGTGCGCGCGCCGCCTCGGCCAAACACATGATCGAGGCGCTCGGCGTGCCGCACACGGAAGTCGAACTGATCCTCGTCAACGGCGAATCGGTCCGCTTCGATCATCAGTTGCAGGAAGGCGATCGCGTGGCCGTCTATCCTAAGTTCGAGGCGCTCGATATCCGGCCTGTCCTGCGCGTGCGCGAGCGTCCGCTGCGGGTCGTGCGTTTCGTCGCCGACGCGCATCTCGGCGGGCTTGCGCAACTGCTGCGGCTCGCGGGCTTCGACACACTGTACGACAATCACTACGCGGATTCGCATATCGAATCGATTGCATCCGACGAAGACCGCATCGTACTCACACGCGACCGCGAACTGCTGAAACGCCGCACGATCACACACGGCTGCTACGTGCGCGCGCTGAAGCCCGAAGCGCAGTTGCGCGAAGTGTTCGACCGGCTCGATCTGGCCCGCAGCGCGCGGCCATTTCGGCTGTGTCTCACCTGCAACGTGCCGCTGCGGCGCATTCCGAGGGACGAAGCGATCGGCCGCGCGCCCGATGGCGTGCTGGAGCGGCATTCGCAATTCGTCACCTGCGACGTATGCCGGCGCGTCTTCTGGGAAGGCTCGCATTGGCGGCGCATGCGCGCGCTGATGGACAGCGTGACGGGCGCGGCGGCGCCCGCAAAATAG
- a CDS encoding NAD(P)-dependent oxidoreductase has protein sequence MDIGFIGLGEMGAAMVANMLKAGHSVRVWNRSAEKAQPLVGLGAQVVGSPAEAFTGDAVFSMLADDAALRDVISASLLEHAPRGLIHVNMATISVSLAEELATAHAGRGLNYVAAPVMGRPDVAAAAKLTIVAAGPAEAIDRVQPVFDSIGQKTWRIGSLPQQANVVKLAANFMLAAAVESLGEASALLGGHGVAMQDFLDVITNSVFPGPVYQGYGKMIAEQRYEPALFKARLGLKDVRLALAAADLVSTPLPVASVVRDSLIEAVAHGDGEKDFAVLGQVASRRAGR, from the coding sequence ATGGACATCGGTTTTATCGGTCTCGGCGAAATGGGTGCGGCGATGGTCGCAAACATGTTGAAAGCCGGGCACAGCGTGCGTGTCTGGAACCGCTCGGCGGAGAAGGCTCAACCGCTCGTCGGGCTGGGCGCACAGGTGGTCGGTTCGCCTGCGGAAGCGTTCACGGGCGACGCCGTCTTCTCGATGCTCGCCGACGATGCCGCGCTGCGCGATGTCATCAGCGCGTCGCTGCTCGAGCACGCGCCGCGCGGGCTGATTCACGTGAACATGGCGACGATTTCCGTCTCGCTCGCCGAAGAACTGGCGACGGCGCACGCGGGCCGCGGCCTGAATTACGTCGCGGCGCCCGTGATGGGCCGGCCCGACGTCGCCGCCGCGGCGAAGCTGACGATCGTCGCGGCCGGACCCGCCGAGGCGATCGACCGCGTTCAACCCGTGTTCGATTCGATTGGTCAAAAGACATGGCGCATCGGCTCGCTGCCGCAGCAGGCGAACGTCGTGAAACTGGCGGCGAATTTCATGCTGGCGGCGGCTGTCGAGTCGCTCGGCGAGGCGTCGGCGCTGCTTGGCGGACATGGCGTCGCGATGCAGGATTTTCTCGATGTGATCACGAACAGCGTGTTCCCCGGCCCTGTTTATCAGGGTTACGGCAAGATGATCGCGGAGCAGCGCTATGAACCGGCGCTCTTCAAGGCGCGTCTCGGCCTGAAGGACGTGCGGCTCGCGCTGGCGGCTGCCGATCTCGTTTCGACGCCGCTGCCCGTCGCGAGCGTCGTGCGCGACAGCCTGATCGAAGCCGTCGCTCACGGCGACGGCGAGAAGGATTTTGCGGTGCTGGGCCAGGTTGCATCGCGCCGCGCGGGGCGCTGA
- a CDS encoding LysE family translocator — protein MSLHTWWLYLATIFVVCAIPGPNMLLMMTHGARHGMRQTSATMAGCLLSLMLMLAVSVAGLGVLLKAWPTMFNALRLLGAAYLIWLGVKAWRAPVSEAAAAQVGASSGDAANAGDVGGKHAPSRGALMRNGFLVGSSNPKAILFSAALLPQFIDASLPTLPQFAILVVTTAVMEVSWYVVYAACGTQIGAKLKSSSVAKAFNRLTGGVFVGFGAMMALVRH, from the coding sequence ATGAGTCTGCACACCTGGTGGCTCTATCTGGCCACGATCTTCGTCGTTTGCGCGATTCCCGGCCCGAACATGCTGTTGATGATGACGCACGGCGCCCGTCACGGCATGCGTCAAACCTCGGCCACGATGGCCGGCTGCCTGTTGTCGCTGATGCTGATGCTCGCGGTTTCCGTCGCTGGCCTAGGCGTGCTGCTGAAAGCATGGCCGACCATGTTCAACGCCTTGCGCCTGCTGGGCGCGGCGTATCTGATCTGGCTCGGCGTGAAGGCGTGGCGCGCGCCCGTCAGCGAAGCCGCGGCGGCGCAGGTCGGCGCGTCGTCGGGCGATGCGGCTAACGCGGGAGATGTCGGCGGCAAGCACGCGCCGTCGCGCGGCGCATTGATGCGCAACGGGTTTCTCGTCGGCAGCAGCAATCCGAAAGCGATTCTGTTTTCCGCCGCGCTGTTGCCGCAATTCATCGACGCCTCGCTCCCGACGCTGCCGCAATTCGCGATTCTCGTCGTCACGACGGCGGTGATGGAAGTGAGCTGGTACGTCGTGTATGCCGCTTGCGGCACGCAGATCGGTGCGAAACTGAAGAGCAGCAGCGTCGCGAAAGCGTTCAACAGGCTGACAGGCGGCGTGTTCGTCGGCTTCGGCGCGATGATGGCGCTGGTGCGGCATTGA
- a CDS encoding OmpW/AlkL family protein, whose protein sequence is MKKHLIAALAAALAAALSFASLNAYAQKAGDNLVTLGWFHVMPQDSSTPLTTHVAPVPINTPLRLPSSFTSQGTSLSTNNADTAGLVFSHFVTDHIAVTSVAGIPPKFQIYGHGTIQPPGPAGALGKQDIGDPAVNPIVKSVRQWSPALIFQYYFASSTAKFRPFLGIGVSYNWFSDIQLNNNFVTSTQDNLGAILAAGAGKPGKTTVEAKASSSWAPVFNAGAIYNVTDHWGITASVTYIPLKTTSSVIIKAADGTELGVSKSELKANPIITYLAVSYKF, encoded by the coding sequence ATGAAAAAGCACCTGATAGCGGCTTTGGCCGCTGCATTGGCCGCCGCGTTGTCTTTTGCATCGCTGAACGCGTATGCGCAGAAGGCGGGCGACAACCTCGTCACGCTCGGCTGGTTTCACGTGATGCCGCAGGACTCGAGCACGCCGCTCACCACGCACGTCGCGCCCGTGCCGATCAACACGCCGCTGCGCCTGCCGAGTTCGTTCACGTCGCAGGGCACCAGTCTCTCGACGAATAACGCCGACACCGCCGGTCTCGTGTTCTCGCACTTCGTCACCGACCATATTGCCGTGACATCGGTGGCGGGCATTCCGCCGAAGTTCCAGATCTACGGGCACGGCACCATTCAGCCGCCCGGCCCCGCGGGCGCGCTAGGCAAGCAGGATATCGGCGATCCCGCCGTCAACCCCATCGTCAAGAGCGTGCGGCAATGGAGTCCGGCGTTGATCTTCCAGTATTACTTCGCGTCGTCGACAGCAAAATTCCGGCCGTTTCTCGGCATCGGCGTGTCGTACAACTGGTTCAGCGACATTCAGCTGAACAATAACTTCGTCACGTCGACGCAGGACAACCTCGGCGCGATTCTGGCGGCAGGCGCGGGCAAGCCGGGGAAAACGACGGTGGAAGCGAAGGCGTCGTCGTCGTGGGCACCTGTGTTCAATGCAGGCGCGATCTACAACGTCACCGATCACTGGGGCATTACCGCTTCCGTCACCTACATTCCGCTGAAGACGACTTCGTCGGTGATCATCAAGGCAGCGGACGGCACGGAACTGGGCGTCTCGAAGTCGGAGCTGAAGGCCAATCCGATCATCACGTATCTCGCCGTCTCCTACAAATTCTGA
- a CDS encoding DUF2957 domain-containing protein produces MNWKIFSALAFAAPLLGACGGAGSEGAPPVEARLCPASLDYGTTFTGGGGDGELAKLQLDTTRMTWQVRYVESPVPATTGTVEPTRKGQTASGTLTQETLLPTNKLNQCAFRLNGASLDPDRPARIFVGEGVAGGTIPGAEISFGGVLGQGKVPDTKFPYYPFIGFSTLETNLANVTGTYNQLGYHQIPSQNFAPAVVDTKITINADGTWTECDNAGVNAGKCQQPGTNWVQSSDGSGAFETDNFQGQGKPTQASSPAGKGFMIVGKLRNQNVPILIRTGYATSTLATDPQGGVILPVADDESGISILAPQSNVAVNSQNGEYIGVDSESNYRTNALVGTQATLLDPFNPSQASLTRALNLDFTQSVPGVVTSTYTSATAGSAPTGKFIFTGGVFGFLDLSNASSPYFTIGAFVQ; encoded by the coding sequence ATGAACTGGAAGATCTTTTCGGCGCTGGCCTTTGCAGCGCCCTTGCTCGGCGCGTGCGGCGGCGCGGGCAGCGAAGGCGCGCCGCCTGTGGAAGCGCGCCTGTGTCCCGCCTCGCTCGATTACGGCACAACCTTTACGGGCGGCGGCGGCGACGGCGAACTCGCGAAGCTGCAACTCGATACGACCAGGATGACCTGGCAGGTCCGCTACGTCGAATCGCCGGTCCCCGCTACGACGGGCACCGTCGAACCTACGCGCAAAGGCCAGACGGCCTCGGGCACGCTAACCCAGGAAACCCTGCTTCCTACCAACAAGCTCAACCAGTGTGCGTTCCGCCTGAACGGCGCGAGCCTCGATCCGGACCGGCCGGCGCGCATCTTCGTCGGCGAAGGCGTCGCGGGGGGCACGATTCCGGGCGCGGAGATCTCGTTCGGCGGCGTGCTCGGCCAGGGCAAGGTGCCCGATACGAAATTCCCGTATTACCCGTTCATCGGCTTCTCGACGCTCGAGACGAATCTGGCCAACGTCACGGGCACGTACAACCAGCTTGGCTACCACCAGATTCCGTCGCAAAACTTCGCGCCGGCCGTCGTCGATACGAAGATCACGATCAATGCCGACGGCACCTGGACGGAGTGCGACAACGCGGGCGTCAACGCCGGCAAGTGCCAGCAGCCGGGCACCAACTGGGTACAGTCATCGGACGGCAGCGGCGCGTTCGAAACCGATAACTTCCAGGGTCAGGGCAAGCCGACACAGGCGTCGTCGCCGGCCGGCAAGGGCTTCATGATCGTCGGCAAACTGCGCAACCAGAACGTGCCGATCCTGATCCGCACCGGCTACGCAACGTCGACGCTAGCCACGGACCCGCAAGGCGGCGTGATCCTTCCCGTCGCCGACGACGAATCGGGCATCTCGATTCTCGCGCCGCAGTCGAACGTCGCCGTCAACTCGCAGAACGGTGAGTACATCGGCGTCGACAGCGAGTCCAACTACCGCACCAACGCGCTCGTCGGCACGCAGGCGACGCTGCTCGACCCGTTCAATCCGTCGCAGGCCTCGCTGACCAGGGCGCTGAATCTCGACTTCACGCAAAGCGTGCCCGGCGTCGTGACATCGACATACACGAGTGCAACCGCGGGCAGCGCGCCGACCGGCAAGTTCATTTTCACGGGAGGCGTGTTCGGCTTCCTGGACCTGTCGAACGCGTCGTCGCCGTACTTCACGATCGGCGCCTTCGTCCAGTGA
- a CDS encoding DUF2957 domain-containing protein — MDAISKGLACAIASVPFLIACGGGKAGDPGSIQTNQCSGSSCGVQGPPSQAADTSTLCPADADIVKSTYLGGAGSGEVVSLNIDAVKMTYTLKFFDSPIPVAAGNVDNTRRNTTVTGAVMHPPAGMLPNAEQTRCAFMLTPASGTAPSTGATYTTPFSSTNPPIVFVGKGVAGGGIPGATISYTGPLNIGSVNSRTFDFYPFLGFASTSTDLSKLAGTYNGLLYHIQPTEQFAARAINTIETFDANGACSAPTNPSTSTASPSSPDPTTRCLTTGSAYTLNANGYFDSSTAPQIEAQYQVLGFPTGKSAKAHMILGQLNGATVPVVVRTGNVNTNPLTLAIDDESGIALLASATPLASGGFNGGYVGADSNFRYTASLISGGLGSFINPTTQAAESGFSLTYGQSSDGLVTVADGQGNPGLAIAAGGLYAIFINGTENGGVAPSSANANTVNSPYFSVGAQISK, encoded by the coding sequence ATGGACGCCATTTCAAAAGGGCTGGCATGTGCTATTGCCAGCGTGCCGTTTCTGATCGCCTGCGGTGGAGGTAAGGCAGGCGACCCCGGCTCGATCCAGACGAACCAGTGCTCGGGCTCGAGCTGCGGCGTCCAGGGACCGCCGTCGCAAGCAGCCGACACCAGCACGCTCTGTCCGGCCGACGCCGATATCGTCAAGAGCACGTACCTCGGCGGCGCCGGCAGCGGCGAAGTGGTCTCGCTGAACATCGACGCCGTGAAGATGACGTACACGCTGAAATTCTTCGATTCGCCGATTCCCGTGGCGGCGGGCAATGTCGACAACACGCGTCGGAACACGACCGTGACGGGCGCGGTGATGCACCCGCCCGCGGGCATGCTGCCGAACGCCGAACAAACGCGCTGCGCATTTATGCTGACGCCCGCGTCGGGCACGGCGCCTTCGACGGGCGCGACTTACACCACGCCCTTCTCATCGACCAATCCGCCTATCGTGTTCGTCGGCAAGGGCGTCGCGGGCGGCGGCATCCCCGGCGCGACGATCTCGTACACGGGTCCGCTCAACATCGGATCGGTCAACTCGCGCACCTTCGACTTTTATCCTTTCCTCGGCTTCGCGAGCACGTCGACCGATCTGTCGAAGCTCGCAGGCACCTACAACGGCCTGCTCTATCACATCCAGCCGACCGAACAGTTCGCCGCGCGGGCCATCAACACGATCGAAACCTTCGATGCAAACGGTGCATGCTCGGCGCCGACCAATCCGTCCACGTCCACCGCTTCGCCCAGTTCGCCGGACCCGACGACGCGATGTCTGACGACGGGCAGCGCCTACACGCTGAACGCCAACGGCTATTTCGACAGCAGCACGGCGCCGCAGATCGAAGCTCAGTACCAGGTCCTCGGCTTCCCAACGGGGAAATCGGCCAAGGCCCACATGATCCTCGGCCAGCTCAACGGCGCGACCGTCCCCGTCGTGGTTCGCACCGGCAACGTCAACACAAACCCGCTGACGCTCGCGATCGACGACGAATCCGGTATCGCGCTGCTCGCCAGCGCGACGCCGCTCGCGTCGGGCGGCTTCAACGGCGGCTACGTCGGCGCGGACTCGAACTTCCGGTACACCGCGTCGCTGATCTCGGGCGGCCTCGGCAGCTTCATCAATCCGACCACGCAGGCGGCCGAAAGCGGCTTCTCGCTCACCTACGGCCAGAGCAGCGACGGCCTCGTCACCGTCGCCGATGGGCAGGGCAATCCCGGGCTCGCAATCGCGGCGGGCGGCCTGTACGCGATCTTCATCAACGGCACGGAAAACGGCGGCGTTGCGCCGAGCTCCGCCAACGCGAACACCGTCAATTCGCCGTACTTCAGCGTCGGCGCGCAGATCAGCAAGTGA
- the argC gene encoding N-acetyl-gamma-glutamyl-phosphate reductase codes for MSTKVFVDGQEGTTGLKIFEYLSQRADVEILRIEEAKRKDLDERRRLINASDVTFLCLPDVASRESASLVENDRTVLIDASTAFRTSADWAYGLPELARAQRERLRTAKRIAVPGCHASAFVLAMRPLVEAGVVSADFAAHSYSITGYSGGGKKMIADYEAGGNAKLDSPRPYALGLAHKHLPEMAAHTGLKNAPVFTPIVGNFFKGLAVTTYFTPGQLAKPTAPQDLQALFAEYYSGEQFVRVAPFNADENLDSGFFDVQANNDTNRVDLFVFGNEERFVTVARLDNLGKGASGAAIQCMNLAIGADEATGLKR; via the coding sequence ATGAGCACGAAAGTTTTTGTCGACGGACAGGAAGGCACCACCGGCCTGAAGATCTTCGAATACCTGTCGCAGCGCGCAGACGTTGAAATCCTCCGCATCGAAGAAGCGAAGCGCAAGGACCTCGACGAGCGCCGTCGTCTCATCAACGCTTCCGATGTCACGTTCCTGTGCCTGCCGGACGTCGCGTCCCGCGAATCGGCGTCGCTGGTGGAAAACGACCGTACGGTGCTGATCGACGCGAGCACGGCGTTTCGCACCAGCGCCGACTGGGCGTACGGTCTGCCCGAACTCGCCCGCGCGCAGCGCGAGCGCCTGCGCACGGCGAAGCGCATCGCGGTGCCGGGCTGCCACGCGTCGGCCTTCGTGCTGGCCATGCGTCCGCTCGTCGAAGCGGGCGTCGTATCGGCCGATTTCGCCGCGCACAGCTACTCGATCACCGGCTACAGCGGCGGCGGCAAGAAGATGATTGCCGACTACGAAGCGGGCGGCAACGCGAAGCTCGACAGCCCGCGTCCGTACGCGCTCGGCCTCGCGCACAAGCATCTGCCCGAAATGGCCGCACACACGGGCCTGAAGAACGCGCCCGTCTTCACGCCTATCGTCGGCAATTTCTTCAAGGGTCTCGCCGTCACGACGTATTTCACGCCCGGCCAGCTGGCCAAGCCGACCGCGCCGCAAGACTTGCAGGCGCTCTTCGCCGAGTACTACAGCGGCGAGCAGTTCGTGCGCGTCGCGCCGTTCAACGCCGACGAGAACCTCGACAGCGGCTTCTTCGACGTCCAGGCGAACAACGACACGAATCGCGTCGACCTGTTCGTGTTCGGCAACGAAGAGCGCTTCGTCACGGTCGCGCGGCTCGACAACCTCGGCAAGGGCGCATCGGGCGCGGCAATCCAGTGCATGAACCTCGCGATCGGCGCGGACGAAGCAACGGGCCTCAAGCGCTAA
- a CDS encoding flavodoxin family protein gives MSKIIIVYHSGYGHTKKLAEAVLAGTLDGGADAKLVAVAELDDAAWAELDTADAIIFGAPTYMGGPSADFKKFADASSKPWMGQKWKDKIAAGFTNSASMNGDKFSTIQYLITLAMQHGMIWAGLGILPANTKAATRNDLNYVGGYAGLLSQSPADASPDEAPLPGDVETAKVFGARIAAVTARWKAGQPA, from the coding sequence ATGTCCAAGATCATCATCGTGTATCACAGCGGCTACGGCCACACGAAGAAGCTCGCCGAAGCGGTGCTCGCGGGTACGCTGGACGGCGGCGCCGATGCGAAGCTCGTTGCCGTAGCCGAGCTGGATGACGCGGCCTGGGCTGAACTGGACACGGCCGACGCCATCATCTTCGGCGCGCCGACCTACATGGGCGGCCCGTCCGCCGACTTCAAGAAGTTCGCCGACGCCAGCTCCAAGCCGTGGATGGGACAGAAGTGGAAAGACAAGATCGCCGCGGGCTTCACCAATTCGGCGTCGATGAACGGCGACAAGTTTTCGACGATCCAGTACCTGATCACGCTCGCGATGCAGCACGGCATGATCTGGGCGGGACTCGGCATCTTGCCCGCGAACACGAAGGCGGCGACGCGCAACGACCTGAACTACGTCGGCGGCTATGCGGGGCTGCTGTCGCAGTCGCCCGCAGACGCATCGCCCGATGAAGCCCCGCTGCCGGGCGATGTGGAAACGGCGAAGGTGTTCGGCGCACGTATCGCCGCCGTGACGGCGCGCTGGAAGGCGGGACAGCCGGCGTAA
- a CDS encoding YbhB/YbcL family Raf kinase inhibitor-like protein, which translates to MRLRCLVVPPASLRSFLPFLNLAPTRAALLIVVVLSLHSAAVRADTAFTVTSTNLRAGGIVDNAQVLDRYDCKGQNRSPQLGWHNPPDGTRSFAVTMFDPDAPGRGWWHWAVVGIPATVDRLPENASASGFLKKLGAVEARNDFDIDGYGGPCPPPGKPHRYVITVYALNTSSLRLAQGRPSLMFDHEISTATLGYARMIVTYGR; encoded by the coding sequence ATGCGCTTGCGTTGCCTGGTCGTTCCGCCCGCTTCGTTACGTTCGTTCCTACCGTTTCTGAATTTGGCGCCGACGCGCGCCGCTTTGCTCATCGTTGTCGTGCTCTCGCTTCATTCCGCAGCGGTCCGTGCAGACACCGCGTTCACCGTCACGAGCACCAACCTTCGCGCAGGCGGCATCGTCGATAACGCGCAGGTGCTCGACCGCTACGACTGCAAAGGACAGAACCGTTCGCCGCAACTCGGCTGGCACAATCCGCCCGACGGCACGCGCAGCTTCGCGGTCACGATGTTCGATCCCGATGCGCCCGGGCGCGGCTGGTGGCACTGGGCCGTCGTCGGCATTCCCGCCACGGTTGACCGCTTGCCGGAAAACGCAAGCGCTTCTGGCTTTCTTAAGAAACTCGGCGCGGTCGAGGCGCGCAACGACTTCGACATCGACGGCTATGGCGGTCCCTGCCCGCCGCCCGGCAAGCCGCATCGCTACGTGATCACGGTGTATGCGCTGAACACGTCCAGCCTCAGGCTCGCACAAGGCCGGCCGTCGCTGATGTTCGACCACGAAATCAGCACGGCGACGCTCGGCTATGCACGCATGATCGTCACGTACGGCCGTTAG